AGGCTTAACAGTTGTTGAGGTTATAAACAAAATATTAGAGGACGAAATAAAGTCTATGTACATCATGGGAGAAAATCCTGCGATGTCTGACCCTGACCAAAACCATGCAAGAGAGGCACTCGCGAAACTTGATCATTTAGTGGTCCAAGATATTTTTATGACTGAAACAGCTTGGCATGCTGATGTAATTTTACCATCTTCAGCACACGCTGAAAAAACAGGAACATTTACTAATACAAATCGTCAAGTTCAATTGGGACGTCAAGCTGTCCCACCTCCAGGAGAAGCTAGACAAGATTGGTGGATTACTCAAGCAATCGCTCAGAGAATGGGGCTAGACTGGAGTTATTTACATCCAAGAGATGTGTTCAATGAAATGGCTCAAGTTATGCCTTCTTTAAAAAATATTACTTATGAAAGATTAGAAAATGAAAATTCAGTCACATATCCTTGTGATGATCCTAACAAACCAGGTAATGAAATTATTTTTAATGAGAAATTCCCAACTGCAAATGGAAGAGGTAAGATCGTACCCGCAAGACTTATTCCACCCGCAGAATTACCTGATGATGATTTTCCTATGATACTTACAACTGGTCGTTTGCTTGAGCATTGGCATACGGGCTCCATGACTAGAAGAGCAACGGTTTTAGATCATATCGAGCCTGAAGCTATTGTAAGTATGAATAGATGGGATATGAAAAGAATGAACATAGAACCAGGTGACCAAGTTAAAGTAAAAACAAAACGTGGTACTATTGTAATTAAAGTAAGAAGAGATAAAGAAATACCTGAAGGCATGGTCTTTATTCCTTTCTGTTTTGCAGAAGCTGCCGCTAATGTATTGACTAACCCACAGTTAGATCCTTATGGAAAAATTCCTGAATTTAAGTTCAGTGCAGCTAATGTAGAAAGATTAAATACTTCTCTTAGCTAAAAAGACTTAAAAAAAAATTTAAAGACTCTGAAATAGTTAATCCTAAGTTATTTGATGTTATTAAAGTCAAAACAACTAATAATATGACTAACAAAATGAGAAAGTGATAAAATTTAAAACTAGAGATATTTTGAAGATTTTGATTTTCTAAAACTATTATAGACTTACTTTGTTTTTGATCTGAATTGTTATTTTCTATCTTATGAAAAATAGATTGACTCTCTTCCTCTAACTCTTCTTCTTTTTTCAAATCACCTTTTTGGTTATTTTGTAAATTTTCAACAATTTGATTAATTTTCTTCTCTAAACTTTCAATTTTATAATGAAGATTTTTAAAATCTAGATCGTGGTTAGTATCTTTTTTTATATCTTTGGTTTTTGATATGTTTTCCTTTTCAACTTTGGGAATAAATTCATCATTTTGAAGTTGGTTTTTTATATCACTGAGAGCTTCTAGAATTCTTTTTGATTTGTCGTCATTAAGTCCATCTGAATTATTTGTGCTTCGACCAAATTGATCAACTTCTGAGTTCATATGAGTAATTTAATGAAAGTAATTTAATAATCAATGAAAGTGGTGCCGGCTGGGGGACTCGAACTCCCGACCTGATGATTACAAATCAACTGCTCTACCAACTGAGCTAAGCCGGCATTTTGTAATTGTTTATACTAATATCTCTAAGAAACAATAATTAATTATAATAAGTTAACCTTATAATGGAATAAAGCCATAGCAAGAGAGTTAGCTGCATTATAACTATCAATTCCGCTTACTTCTTCTTGAGGTAGTGAGATAATAAAATCACTATTATTTATAATATTCTTTCTAATTCCTTTTCCTTCATTTCCCAAAATGAGAATCGTTTTTTTATCAAATTTAAAATCTCTAGTGATTAATTTACCCTTCATATCTAGGGCATAAGTCCAATAACCATTTTTTTTTAATTCTTCAAGAGATCTGTTCAAATTCTTAGATATATGAAATTTTAAAATTTCTATTGCTCCGGCTGACGTACTAGCTGTTGATGAGGTTATTGGCGCAGATGAGTGATCCGGAATAATAATTCCATTAACGCCTGCCAAAAGGCAAGTCCTTATTATATTTCCAAGATTATTTTGATCAGTTAGTTGATCAAGAGCCACAATTATCGAATTTTTTTTATTTAAATTACATAAATCTTGCAAAGATGAAGGACTATAATCATCACGTCTTATTATTATATCATTTGACTGTCTGGGATTATCTTTATCTATTTTTTGTAGTTCTTTTTTATCAACAAACCTAATATTTTTAATAGTATTATTTTTTTTAATAATCTTCATATAATTAGCTTTTTTATCTCTATTTATTAGCACCTCTTTTATTTTTGAGGGGTTATGTATAAGACAAGCTAAACAAGCATTATCGCCAGAAATAATCATATTTACAAATTACATTTAAACTTTAGGAAGTCTATTGACTTTCAAAGACAATTATCTATTAATCAAGTCCTGTTTTTACACTCAGGAGGGATGGCCGAGTGGTTAAAGGCGGCAGACTGTAAATCTGTTCACGCAAGTGTACGTAGGTTCGAATCCTACTCCCTCCACCACTTTTTTTCACATTAGCTATTGAATTTTAAAGAAAAATAAGTAGGTTATCGGAACTCACAAGGATTTGTTTTTGTGGTTGTTTTGAAGTGGTTACCCGCTTATTCGCGGGTGTAGCTTAATGGTAAAGCTCCAGCCTTCCAAGCTGGCTACGAGGGTTCGATTCCCTTCACCCGCTCCAAGAACAAAAAAAAAATTAAGTAATAGATATTAAAAAAGAGGTAACAACTTAAAATGGCTAAAGAAAAATTTGACAGGTCGAAAGAACACGTCAACATTGGAACTATCGGTCACGTCGACCATGGTAAAACTACACTTACTGCTGCAATCACAAAAGTATTAGCAGAAAAAGGTGGCGCAACATTCACAGCATATGATGAAATTGATAAAGCTCCTGAAGAAAAAGAAAGAGGTATTACAATTTCTACAGCGCACGTTGAGTATATGACAGATAAAAGACACTATGCACACGTTGACTGTCCAGGTCACGCAGACTATGTAAAAAACATGATTACAGGTGCTGCTCAAATGGATGGGGGTATTTTGGTTGTTAATGCTGCAGATGGTCCAATGCCACAAACTCGTGAACATATTCTGTTAGCAAGACAAGTAGGTGTTCCTGCTCTTGTTGTTTACATGAACAAAGTTGATCAAGTTGATGACGCTGAACTTTTAGATTTAGTTGAAATGGAAATCAGAGAATTATTATCAAGTTACGATTTTCCTGGCGATGATATTCCAATCGTAAAAGGTTCTGCTTTAGCAGCTGTTGAAGATAGAGATGAAGCTATTGGTAAAAATTCAATCTTAGAATTAATGGATAAAGTAGATGAATACATTCCAGCTCCAGCTAGAGATTTAGACAAACCTTTCTTAATGCCAGTTGAAGACGTTTTCTCAATTTCAGGTAGAGGAACAGTTGTAACTGGTCGTATCGAACAGGGTATTATTAAGCCAGGTGAGGAAGTTGAAATCATTGGTTTAACAGACACTCAAAAAACAACCGTTACTGGTGTTGAGATGTTTAGAAAACTTTTAGACTCAGGTGAAGCTGGTGATAACGTTGGTCTTCTTCTTCGCGGTACAAAAAAAGAAGAAGTTGAACGTGGTCAAGTTCTAGCAAAGCCTGGAAGTATTAAGCCACATAAAAAATTTAAAGCTGAAATCTATGCATTAAGTAAAGAAGAGGGTGGAAGACACACTCCATTCTTTGCTAACTATAGACCACAGTTCTATTTCAGAACAACTGACGTCACCGGTTCTATCAAACTTCCGGAAGGAACAGAGATGGTTATGCCTGGTGATAATGTTACTCTTGAAGTCGAACTACTAGCTCCTATTGCGATGGACAACAACTTACGTTTTGCTATTCGTGAAGGTGGTAGAACTGTTGGTTCAGGAGTTGTATCAGAGATTATTGAATAATTAATTTCTCTGCAGCATTATTAATTATGAAGGAGTGTAGCTCAATTGGTAGAGCGCCGGTCTCCAAAACCGGAGGTTGCGGGTTCGATGCCTGCCACTCCTGCCAGTTTTAACCATGAAATTTAATCCAGCTAAGTATCTAAGAGAGGTTCGACAGGAGGTATCTAAAGTTACCTGGCCTTCTAAAAAAGAAACCTTTACTACTTCTGGAATAGTCTTGGTTGTAATTAGTATTGCTGCAGTCATTTTAATGCTTCTCGATCAGTTTTTCGCATTCATAGTTAGAATTATTTTAGGATAATAATGGTAGTTAGTTCTGATACATCAAAGTGGTATGTAGTTCATTGCCACTCTGGCTTTGAGAAAAAAGTAGCTGACGCTATCTTAGATGAGGCGAAGAAAGTAGAACTCGAAGATTTAATTAGTGAAGTGTCAGTGCCAACTCAAGCTGTGGTTGAGGTTAGAAGAGGAGTAAGAGTAAACTCTGAAAAGAAATTTTTCCCTGGCTATGTTTTAGTTAAAATGGTCATGAATGATGATACTTGGCATTTAGTCAGAGATATTCCAAAAGTATCTAATTTCTTAGGAACCAAAGACAAGCCTATAGCTATATCTGAAAGAGAAGTATCAAAGCTTTTACAAGATATTACTGAAGGGGTAGATAATCCAAAGCCTAAGTTTGAATACGAAGTTGGTGAGCAAATAAAGGTATCAGATGGTCCTTTTGCCTCATTTAGTGGCATTATAGAAGAGGTTGACAGTTCTAGACAAAAGCTTAAAGTGTCGGTCTCAATTTTTGGGAGACCTACACCGTTAGAATTAGATTACTCGCAGGTAGTAAAAGGCTAGAAAACAATGGCAAAAGAAATATTAGGATATATAAAACTTCAAATTCCTGCTGGTTCAGCGAATCCAGCTCCTCCTGTAGGCCCAGCCTTAGGTCAAAAGGGATTAAACATTCAAGATTTTTGTAAACAATTTAACGATGCAACTAAAGATTTAGAAAAAGGTGCACCGATACCAACAATCATTACTGCATATAAAGATAGATCTTTTGATTTTGTTACTAAAAAACCTCCGGTTACTTTTTATCTCAAAAAAGCAGCAAAGATTAAAAAAGGTTGTCAAACTCCCGGTCGATCTAAACTTGGAAAAGTTACGATGGCGCAAATAAACGAAATAGCAAAAGAAAAATTAGAAGACCTTAATGCGTACGATGTCGATCAAGCATCGAAGATTATACTCGGATCAGCTAGGTCAATGGGAATGGAAGTCGTTTAATGCTTTTAACAAAAAATAAAAAGAAACAAATTGAAGGCGTAGATTTCAATAAAACATATCCTATTATTGATGCGGTTAAACTTCTTAAAGAAAAAAAATTTGTTAAATTTGATGAGTCCATCGAAGTTTCAATTAATACTGGTATTGACTCAAAACAATCAGATCAAAACGTAAGAGGTAGTTTTGTGCCACCTCATGGTTTAGGAAAAAAAGTTGAAATAGCAGTCTTTGCACAAGGTAAAGCTGCAGAAGAAGCGAAATCACTAGGCGTAAAAAAAGTTGGTGGTGAAGATTTAGTTTCTGCGTTGCAAGAAAAAATTGATGTTGACGTTATCATTGCTACACCAGACATGATGGCAGTTGTAAGTAAGATTGCAAAAGTTTTAGGTCCAAAAGGTTTAATGCCTAATCCAAAAACAGGAACTGTAACAAATGATGTTAAAGGTACAATCGATAACATAAACAAAGGTTTGGTTGCTTATAAAAATGATAAAGCAGGTACTATACATGCAGCACTTGGTAAAATTAGTTTTGATGAAAACCACCTTAGTGAAAATATTAGTTCCTTTGTAGAGGAAATTAAAAAAATTAAGCCCTCAGGAGTCAAAGGTAATTTTATTAACTCAGTTTTTATTTCATCAACTATGGGTTTTGGCCTAAAGGTGGAGGTTTAAGAAATTGAATAAAGCTCAAAAACAACAATATATTGAGAATTTAGACCAAATGTCTAAAGATTACTCAGCAATGTTTATTGCTTCATTTTCTAATATGTCTGTTAAAGAAATGATACAATTTAGAACAGAAATTAGAAACAATGAAGGCGTTACAAAAATTTCCAAAAATAATATTGTAAAAATCTTTATTGATAAATCAGAAGACAAAAAAGGATTAAATGATTTTTTATCTCAACAAAAACTCCTTATTTTTACAAACAATCCTGTTGGTACCGCAAAAGTTTGTAAAAAATTTGAAAAAGATTTAAAAAAGCTATCTGCAGAGGCAGCTTTTTTCGATAACACACTATATACAAAAGACGATATAGCTAAGGTTGCAACTTTACCTTCTCTAGATGAAATCAGAGGAAAAATAGTTGGGTTGATTAATGCACCAGCGTCGAAACTTGTAAGATTATTACAGAGACCTGATCAAGACATTATTTCAATACTACAAAACAAAAAAGACTAACTTAGGGAGAGACACAAATGGCAGACTTAAATAAAATCGTTGATGAATTATCAACTCTAACAGTTATGGAAGCGGCAGAACTTTCAAAACTTTTAGAAGAAAAATGGGGAGTTTCAGCAGCAGCTCCAGTTGCAGTTGCAGCAGCAGGCGCAGCGCCAGCAGCAGATGCAGCCGAAGAAAAAGATAGCTTTGATGTTGTTTTGGCAGCATCTGGTGACCAGAAAATTAATGTAATTAAAGAAGTAAGAGCAATCACCGGTCTTGGTTTAAAAGAAGCTAAAGATATGGTTGAAGGAGCTCCAAAAACTTTAAAAGAAGGAGTTAAGAAAGAAGAGGCTGAAGAGATGAAGACTAAGCTCGAGGCCGCTGGTGCAAAAGTAGAACTTAAATAATTATTTATTAATTACAGGTTCTACAAATTATGCCACTTAGCTTTACTGAAAAAAAACGTATTCGCTATTCATTTGGTAAAATCGGTAAAACGATTGAAGTACCAAATTTAGTTGATATACAGAAAATCTCTTTTGATAAGTTCCTCCAGTTAGGAAAATCAGTTGAGGAACGCTCAAATACTGGACTGCAAGAAGTCTTTAATTCTGTCTTTCCCATTAAAGACTATGCAGGTAAATCTGAACTTCATTATATTGATTATTATCTTGATAATCCTAAATACGATGTAGATGAATGTAGAAGAAAAGGTTTAACATTCTCAGCATCTTTAATGGTCACTTTTCGACTAATTATTTGGGATCTTAACGAGGAAACTGGTGAAAAGTCACTTAGAGACATTAAAGAACAAGTAGTATACTTAGGTGATCTTCCACTTATGACAAACAATGGTACTTTTGTTGTAAATGGAACTGAAAGAGTTGTTGTAAGTCAATTACACCGTTCTCCTGGTGTTTTCTTTGATCATGATGAAGGTAAAACTCATGCTAGTGGAAAAGTACTCTATAACGCTAGGATAATTCCTTATAGAGGATCTTGGTTAGATTTTGAATTTGACCACAAAGATAACCTATTTTTTAGAATAGATAGAAAAAAGAAAATGATTTCTACTACTATTCTTCAAGCATTACCTTCAAAAGCATCAGAAAAATATCTAGAGGAATGTCAGCAAAACAAAGTTGATCCAGACATATACAAAGTATCTGGTATGACTTCTGAGGAAATTTTAACTTATTTTTATGAAACTTTTACTTTCAAGAAGCAAAAAGATGGCTGGGTGGTAAATTTAGATTTAGATAAATTTAAATATAAAAATCTTCCTTTTAACCTAGTTGACCCAACTTCTAAAGAAATTGTGGCTCATAAGGATGTAAAGCTATCATTAAAACTTTTAAAAGAAATTAAAGATAAAAAAGTATCAAAATTCTTTTTCGCTGAAGAAGATCTTTATGGTTTTTACTTATCTAATGACCTAGTCAACTATGATAATGGATTAGTTTATGCTGAAGCTGGGACTTTACTAAGTAAAGAATTCTTTGAAAGATTAAATGAACTTTCAATTGATCAGTTTTCAGTAATTAATGCAAATCAAGCAACTGGTAATTTAGGTATAATCAATTCTCTTGTTGCCGATAAAAACAATTCTAGAGAAGAAGCTCTTTTTGATATCTTTAAAATATTAAGACCTGGCGAACCACCGACTCTCGAGGCAAGTAATTATTTATTTCAAAATATGTTTTTCAGCGAAGATAGATACGACTTATCTGAGGTTGGTAGAGTAAAATTAAATTCTTATCTTTCATTAGATAAAAATAATAAATCAAGAATTTTAAGTAAGTCTGACATCTTAGCGGTTGCCAAAAAACTTTTTGATATGAAGACTGAAAGTGCTGGCAAAGATGACATTGATCACTTAGGTAACAGACGAGTTAGATCTGTTGGCGAGTTAATTGAAAACCAGTACAGAATTGGTCTTGTAAGAATGGAAAGAGCAATAAGAGAAAAAATGGGAACGGTTGATATTGAATCAATTATGCCCCAAGATCTTGTTAACTCTAAACCTATTCAAACAGTACTAAAAGAATTCACCGGAACTAGTCAACTTAGCCAATTTATGGATCAAACTAACCCTTTGAGTGAAATTACACATAAGAGACGAATTTCTGCTTTGGGCCCTGGTGGTTTGACCCGAGAGAGAGCCGGTTTTGAAGTTAGAGACGTTCATACAACTCACTATGGCCGTATTTGTCCAATTGAAACACCCGAAGGTTCAAATATTGGATTGATCAATAGCTTGTCTTCTTATGCAAGAATTAACCAATATGGCTTTATCGAAACTCCATATAGAAAAATAAACAAAGGTTCAGTTACTGATGAAGTAATCTATTTAAATGCTGATGAAGAAGAAAATTACACAATCGCTCAGGCAAATAGTCCGATTGATGAGAGTGGAAAATTTTCTGAGGAGTTTGTCAGCTGTAGAAGACGAGGAGATTTTATTTTCTGCAATCCATCCGAAATCGATTTTATGGATGTGAATCCTCAACAGTTAGTTTCAGTAGCCGCATCTCTAATACCATTTTTAGAAAACGACGATGCTAACAGAGCGCTTATGGGATCTAATATGATGAGACAAGCAGTCCCGTTGGTTAAAAGTGAAGCTCCTCTTGTTGGAACTGGTTTTGAGTCTAAAGTAGCAAGAGATAGTGGTGCTGTAGTTATTGCTAAAAATAGCG
The window above is part of the alpha proteobacterium HIMB59 genome. Proteins encoded here:
- a CDS encoding SpoU-like rRNA methylase family protein (PFAM: SpoU rRNA Methylase family~TIGRFAM: rRNA methylase, putative, group 3), with the protein product MIISGDNACLACLIHNPSKIKEVLINRDKKANYMKIIKKNNTIKNIRFVDKKELQKIDKDNPRQSNDIIIRRDDYSPSSLQDLCNLNKKNSIIVALDQLTDQNNLGNIIRTCLLAGVNGIIIPDHSSAPITSSTASTSAGAIEILKFHISKNLNRSLEELKKNGYWTYALDMKGKLITRDFKFDKKTILILGNEGKGIRKNIINNSDFIISLPQEEVSGIDSYNAANSLAMALFHYKVNLL
- a CDS encoding DNA-directed RNA polymerase, beta subunit (PFAM: RNA polymerase Rpb2, domain 3; RNA polymerase Rpb2, domain 6; RNA polymerase beta subunit external 1 domain; RNA polymerase Rpb2, domain 2; RNA polymerase beta subunit; RNA polymerase Rpb2, domain 7~TIGRFAM: DNA-directed RNA polymerase, beta subunit), coding for MPLSFTEKKRIRYSFGKIGKTIEVPNLVDIQKISFDKFLQLGKSVEERSNTGLQEVFNSVFPIKDYAGKSELHYIDYYLDNPKYDVDECRRKGLTFSASLMVTFRLIIWDLNEETGEKSLRDIKEQVVYLGDLPLMTNNGTFVVNGTERVVVSQLHRSPGVFFDHDEGKTHASGKVLYNARIIPYRGSWLDFEFDHKDNLFFRIDRKKKMISTTILQALPSKASEKYLEECQQNKVDPDIYKVSGMTSEEILTYFYETFTFKKQKDGWVVNLDLDKFKYKNLPFNLVDPTSKEIVAHKDVKLSLKLLKEIKDKKVSKFFFAEEDLYGFYLSNDLVNYDNGLVYAEAGTLLSKEFFERLNELSIDQFSVINANQATGNLGIINSLVADKNNSREEALFDIFKILRPGEPPTLEASNYLFQNMFFSEDRYDLSEVGRVKLNSYLSLDKNNKSRILSKSDILAVAKKLFDMKTESAGKDDIDHLGNRRVRSVGELIENQYRIGLVRMERAIREKMGTVDIESIMPQDLVNSKPIQTVLKEFTGTSQLSQFMDQTNPLSEITHKRRISALGPGGLTRERAGFEVRDVHTTHYGRICPIETPEGSNIGLINSLSSYARINQYGFIETPYRKINKGSVTDEVIYLNADEEENYTIAQANSPIDESGKFSEEFVSCRRRGDFIFCNPSEIDFMDVNPQQLVSVAASLIPFLENDDANRALMGSNMMRQAVPLVKSEAPLVGTGFESKVARDSGAVVIAKNSGYVHQVDSSRVVIRSDSKNISKDKSGVDIYNLKKFQRSNQSTAINQKPIVKIGDYVQRGDIIADGPSTDLGELALGRNLLVGFMPWNGYNFEDSIIMSERVVHEDRFTSIHIEEFEVLCRDTKLGPEEITRDMPNVGDESITNLDEAGIVYIGSEVKPGDILVGKVSPKGDSPITPEEKLLRAIFSEKAADVKDTSLRLPTGYSGVVVDVQVLVRRGVEKDERTIAIERVEIDRLAKDRDDEKNILENNYKQNLISLFRNKTSNVSLDVISKGNKINESDIEGKPIDFLEQIVVDDQTSMETFNSQKKIFSDAVILLDKKFQNKIEKIQSGDDLLPGVLKVVKVFVAVKRKLQAGDKMAGRHGNKGVISKIVPVEDMPFLEDGTPVDVLLNPLGVPSRMNIGQILETHLGWAAYGIGKQISKSLDLARKEGNINQLKQSLASFYEANKDSNLEIQNMNDDQLVELAGNLEKGVTFATPVFDGTNTEEITNLLDKAGFDNSGQVYLHDGRSGERFERKVTVGYKYILKLHHLIDDKIHARSIGPYSLVTQQPLGGKAQFGGQRFGEMEVWALEAYGASNTLQEILTIKSDDVAGRTKVYEALIRGDYNFESGIPESFHVLVKELKSLGLNVELIETDPTASREGA
- a CDS encoding LSU ribosomal protein L11P (PFAM: Ribosomal protein L11, RNA binding domain; Ribosomal protein L11, N-terminal domain~TIGRFAM: 50S ribosomal protein L11), with the translated sequence MAKEILGYIKLQIPAGSANPAPPVGPALGQKGLNIQDFCKQFNDATKDLEKGAPIPTIITAYKDRSFDFVTKKPPVTFYLKKAAKIKKGCQTPGRSKLGKVTMAQINEIAKEKLEDLNAYDVDQASKIILGSARSMGMEVV
- a CDS encoding Ribosomal protein L10 (PFAM: Ribosomal protein L10), which codes for MNKAQKQQYIENLDQMSKDYSAMFIASFSNMSVKEMIQFRTEIRNNEGVTKISKNNIVKIFIDKSEDKKGLNDFLSQQKLLIFTNNPVGTAKVCKKFEKDLKKLSAEAAFFDNTLYTKDDIAKVATLPSLDEIRGKIVGLINAPASKLVRLLQRPDQDIISILQNKKD
- a CDS encoding ribosomal protein L1 (PFAM: Ribosomal protein L1p/L10e family~TIGRFAM: ribosomal protein L1, bacterial/chloroplast); this translates as MLLTKNKKKQIEGVDFNKTYPIIDAVKLLKEKKFVKFDESIEVSINTGIDSKQSDQNVRGSFVPPHGLGKKVEIAVFAQGKAAEEAKSLGVKKVGGEDLVSALQEKIDVDVIIATPDMMAVVSKIAKVLGPKGLMPNPKTGTVTNDVKGTIDNINKGLVAYKNDKAGTIHAALGKISFDENHLSENISSFVEEIKKIKPSGVKGNFINSVFISSTMGFGLKVEV
- a CDS encoding transcription termination/antitermination factor NusG (PFAM: Transcription termination factor nusG~TIGRFAM: transcription termination/antitermination factor NusG) produces the protein MVVSSDTSKWYVVHCHSGFEKKVADAILDEAKKVELEDLISEVSVPTQAVVEVRRGVRVNSEKKFFPGYVLVKMVMNDDTWHLVRDIPKVSNFLGTKDKPIAISEREVSKLLQDITEGVDNPKPKFEYEVGEQIKVSDGPFASFSGIIEEVDSSRQKLKVSVSIFGRPTPLELDYSQVVKG
- a CDS encoding LSU ribosomal protein L12P (PFAM: Ribosomal protein L7/L12 C-terminal domain~TIGRFAM: ribosomal protein L7/L12), whose product is MADLNKIVDELSTLTVMEAAELSKLLEEKWGVSAAAPVAVAAAGAAPAADAAEEKDSFDVVLAASGDQKINVIKEVRAITGLGLKEAKDMVEGAPKTLKEGVKKEEAEEMKTKLEAAGAKVELK
- a CDS encoding translation elongation factor 1A (EF-1A/EF-Tu) (PFAM: Elongation factor Tu domain 2; Elongation factor Tu C-terminal domain; Elongation factor Tu GTP binding domain~TIGRFAM: small GTP-binding protein domain; translation elongation factor TU) is translated as MAKEKFDRSKEHVNIGTIGHVDHGKTTLTAAITKVLAEKGGATFTAYDEIDKAPEEKERGITISTAHVEYMTDKRHYAHVDCPGHADYVKNMITGAAQMDGGILVVNAADGPMPQTREHILLARQVGVPALVVYMNKVDQVDDAELLDLVEMEIRELLSSYDFPGDDIPIVKGSALAAVEDRDEAIGKNSILELMDKVDEYIPAPARDLDKPFLMPVEDVFSISGRGTVVTGRIEQGIIKPGEEVEIIGLTDTQKTTVTGVEMFRKLLDSGEAGDNVGLLLRGTKKEEVERGQVLAKPGSIKPHKKFKAEIYALSKEEGGRHTPFFANYRPQFYFRTTDVTGSIKLPEGTEMVMPGDNVTLEVELLAPIAMDNNLRFAIREGGRTVGSGVVSEIIE